A genomic segment from Montipora foliosa isolate CH-2021 chromosome 9, ASM3666993v2, whole genome shotgun sequence encodes:
- the LOC137972188 gene encoding uncharacterized protein — MSSIMQRLKETMFNAKQTFEQSYDDTKENLDGMNSEWEELEKRTLTKIDETEEYFGSSAGREPEGAELEKIRSKGEQLSEEFEALYQGHNKMKARAGVNAEYIEQRYRDSKQMNSQIASHGKNALIAAIVLGMIIGACVVWFSWKQEVLLTVLGALVGGGTVLVIGLIIYFSLTTVARGWEKKWKGLQESVTELKRMEKIIDKKAMALSSVQSDIEMMANQIKTVTKCKSDLVEYCKDYRAATTT; from the exons ATGTCTTCGATAATGCAAAGGCTAAAAGAAACTATGTTTAATGCAAAGCAAACCTTCGAACAGTCTTACGATGACACAAAGGAAAACTTGGATGGGATGAATTCAGAATGGGAAGAGCTGGAAAAAAGAACCCTTACCAAGATAGACGAGACTGAGGAATATTTTGGATCATCTGCAGGAAGAGAACCAGAGGGCGCTGAATTGGAAAAAATTAGGAGTAAAGGAGAACAGCTCAGCGAAGAGTTTGAAGCACTTTACCAAGG ACATAACAAGATGAAAGCAAGAGCTGGAGTTAATGCCGAATATATAGAGCAGCGCTACAGAGACTCCAAACAGATGAATAGTCAAATAGCCTCGCATGGTAAAAACGCTTTGATTGCGGCTATCGTGCTAGGAATGATCATAGGAGCGTGCGTAGTCTGGTTCAGTTGGAAACAAGAGGTTTTGTTAACTGTGTTAGGTGCTTTGGTGGGTGGCGGAACCGTGCTGGTGATTGGATTGATCATTTACTTTAGTCTTACCACTGTAGCAAGAGGCTGGGAGAAGAAATggaaagggcttcaagaaagtGTTACGGAATTAAAGAGAATGGAGAAAATCATCGATAAGAAGGCAATGGCATTATCTTCTGTCCAGTCGGACATAGAAATGATGGCCAATCAAATTAAGACTGTGACGAAATGCAAAAGTGATTTGGTCGAGTACTGCAAGGATTATCGTGCTGCAACCACAACATGA